The following are from one region of the Pseudorasbora parva isolate DD20220531a chromosome 12, ASM2467924v1, whole genome shotgun sequence genome:
- the LOC137093623 gene encoding T-lymphocyte activation antigen CD80-like isoform X1: MTETWLGALLFSLTSVASVQGHFSQPTLLRVNGMDGGESRFVCNSSGGFPAPSIYWLVNHTQHPPETLVTTYINTLPQTELYNITSVLSINISADTAVTCVVENNLLNETLKTTSCGVRSSSSVVRLSEHMWAFTTALCVIVFLLVAASLRFQKKLDRDEERKRHRCRDDSSCEGSGMIVLDLEQWASLPETDV, from the exons GTCATTTCAGCCAACCTACTTTATTGAGAGTGAATGGCATGGATGGTGGCGAATCCAGATTTGTTTGCAACTCTAGTGGAGGATTTCCTGCTCCATCCATCTACTGGCTGGTCAACCACACACAGCATCCTCCAGAAACATTAGTCACAACATATATAAATACTCTACCACAGACTGAACTCTACAACATCACAAGTGTCCTATCAATCAACATATCGGCTGACACTGCTGTAACCTGTGTCGTAGAAAACAACCTGCTGAACGAAACTTTAAAAACAACGAGCT GTGGTGTTCGATCAAGTTCATCGGTGGTACGGCTGTCAGAGCACATGTGGGCATTCACCACAGCTCTGTGTGTGATTGTATTCTTGCTGGTGGCTGCATCCTTGCGATTTCAAAAGAAATTGGACAGAGATGAAGAAAGAAAGCGACACAGATGTAGAG ATGATTCATCTTGCGAGGGCTCTGGCATGATTGTGCTCGATTTGGAGCAATGGGCTTCCCTTCCAGAGACAGATGTGTAA
- the LOC137093623 gene encoding T-lymphocyte activation antigen CD80-like isoform X2, whose translation MDGGESRFVCNSSGGFPAPSIYWLVNHTQHPPETLVTTYINTLPQTELYNITSVLSINISADTAVTCVVENNLLNETLKTTSCGVRSSSSVVRLSEHMWAFTTALCVIVFLLVAASLRFQKKLDRDEERKRHRCRDDSSCEGSGMIVLDLEQWASLPETDV comes from the exons ATGGATGGTGGCGAATCCAGATTTGTTTGCAACTCTAGTGGAGGATTTCCTGCTCCATCCATCTACTGGCTGGTCAACCACACACAGCATCCTCCAGAAACATTAGTCACAACATATATAAATACTCTACCACAGACTGAACTCTACAACATCACAAGTGTCCTATCAATCAACATATCGGCTGACACTGCTGTAACCTGTGTCGTAGAAAACAACCTGCTGAACGAAACTTTAAAAACAACGAGCT GTGGTGTTCGATCAAGTTCATCGGTGGTACGGCTGTCAGAGCACATGTGGGCATTCACCACAGCTCTGTGTGTGATTGTATTCTTGCTGGTGGCTGCATCCTTGCGATTTCAAAAGAAATTGGACAGAGATGAAGAAAGAAAGCGACACAGATGTAGAG ATGATTCATCTTGCGAGGGCTCTGGCATGATTGTGCTCGATTTGGAGCAATGGGCTTCCCTTCCAGAGACAGATGTGTAA